In the genome of bacterium, the window TTCCTCCGCTTCGTCGAGCTTGGCCAGACAAAAAACGAGCAGTTCATTGCTCTCCTCGAACAACCGCAGCGACTCCTCGAGGGGGGCGGAGCCCTCTTCGAGCAAGGTGGCGATCTCCTCCAAACGCTCCATGGCGGACTCAAAATTCCGGGTGGTCATGGCTCCACTCCTCTCTCTTGTGCAGGCTTTCCATCCTTCGGCTTCCGCTCATCGAGGACTGTCAGCCCGGGATGGATCATGGTAATACGGCTCTCCAGACGGTCGCTGGACAGCTGAATGATAAGTTCATCGTCCGGGGCCAGGCCGGCCGCACTGTGCAAAAAGTGTTCGTCCTCCGGACGCCAGCAGAGGGCATAGCCGCGTTGGAGCACGGCGCCGGGTGCCAGGTCGCGGCAGCGTTGGGCGAGCGCCTTGGCGCGGCTGCGTTCGCGCTGCAGGCGGCTGGTCAAGGCAAGGAGGCGGAGGTGGTCGAGCTCATCGAGGCGCTGGCGCCGCTGATGGACGAGGTCCAGGGGCCGGCGCAGGCCGTGGCGCGCGCGCAACCCCTTAAGGCGCAGGCGGTCAAGGTCGAGCCGGCGCCGGGTGGCGTTGAGCAGGAGCCGGGCCACTTCGGCCAGGCGGCGGCGCAGCGCGCCAGCATCGGGGACCACCAGCTCAGCCGCCGCTGATGGCGTCGGCGCGCGCAGGTCGGCGACAAAATCGGCAATCGTGACATCAATTTCGTGGCCCACCGCCGCGACAACCGGGATACGCGAATCGTAAATCGCCCGGGCCACCACCTCCTCGTTAAAAGCCCACAAGTCTTCGAGACTGCCTCCTCCCCGACCGACAATGATCACATCGACCTGGCCCCAGGCATTGAATTCGGCAATCGCGGCCGCAATATCCGCCGCCGCTCCCTCGCCCTGAACCAAAGCCGGGCGCAGCACAATACCGATGGACGGCATGCGCCGCCGCGCGATCTGAACCAGATCGCGGAGCGCCGCCCCAGTCGGCGAGGTGACGATGCCGATGCGCTGCGGCAGGACCGGCAACGGCCTTTTATGCGCTTGATCAAAGAGTCCCTCGGCCGCCAGCCGCGCCTTGAGCTTTTCCAGAGCCAACTGCAGCTGCCCCACCCCCGCCGGGATCATCTTGACCACATCGATCTGGTAGACGCCGCGTTTTTCATAGAGCGTGACCTGGCCAAACAGCAGCACCTGCATCCCGTCACAGGGCGTGGTGAGCAGCGACGCGGTGCGGCTGCGCCACATCACACAGGCGATCTGGGCCGATTCATCCTTGAGGGAGAAGTACAGATGCCCCGAGGTGTGCCGGACAAAATTGGAGATCTCGCCATGCAGCCAGACCGGTGGCAGCTCGGTCTCGAGCAGGGATTTGATCCGGCGGGTGAATTCCGTGACGGAATAGCTTGAAGGGGTCGTGTCCCAGTGATCCATGGATCGGTCCTGAAGGTGCGTGTGGTTTACGGCGCCAGGATGGAGGCGGACGCCGGCCGATGCCGCGCCTCCGGGAAAGGAAAAGGGCCAAGATGCGACTCTCAGCCCTGTATAAGATTAGCGTAATTTCTTCTTGTGTCGATCTTTGCGCAATCTTTTTTTACGTTTATGCGTGGCAATCTTGGCTCTTTTTCTCTTTTTTCCGCTTGGCAAAACGATCACCTCCTATCCTGGCGCAACCGATCGGGCAGCGCATTCGTCAACTCAAGTTTTATTGATGAACTTTTTCAATTCGCGTGAGGCTTTGAAAAGAGGCGCCCGGTGCGCAGGAATGACCACCGGCTCTTTGGTGACCGGATTGAAGGTCGCACGCGTGGCACGGTCGACGACCTTGAAATTCCCGAACCCGCGTAAGTCGACCCGGTCCCCCTGGCGCAGGGCATATCCGACCGTTGCGA includes:
- the xseB gene encoding exodeoxyribonuclease VII small subunit, which encodes MTTRNFESAMERLEEIATLLEEGSAPLEESLRLFEESNELLVFCLAKLDEAEEKIQLLSKTAEGFQLEETPLD
- the xseA gene encoding exodeoxyribonuclease VII large subunit → MDHWDTTPSSYSVTEFTRRIKSLLETELPPVWLHGEISNFVRHTSGHLYFSLKDESAQIACVMWRSRTASLLTTPCDGMQVLLFGQVTLYEKRGVYQIDVVKMIPAGVGQLQLALEKLKARLAAEGLFDQAHKRPLPVLPQRIGIVTSPTGAALRDLVQIARRRMPSIGIVLRPALVQGEGAAADIAAAIAEFNAWGQVDVIIVGRGGGSLEDLWAFNEEVVARAIYDSRIPVVAAVGHEIDVTIADFVADLRAPTPSAAAELVVPDAGALRRRLAEVARLLLNATRRRLDLDRLRLKGLRARHGLRRPLDLVHQRRQRLDELDHLRLLALTSRLQRERSRAKALAQRCRDLAPGAVLQRGYALCWRPEDEHFLHSAAGLAPDDELIIQLSSDRLESRITMIHPGLTVLDERKPKDGKPAQERGVEP
- a CDS encoding HU family DNA-binding protein; translated protein: MTKAEIVDIVAEGTGLTKTETQAVIEGFLATVGYALRQGDRVDLRGFGNFKVVDRATRATFNPVTKEPVVIPAHRAPLFKASRELKKFINKT